In one window of Pseudoalteromonas espejiana DSM 9414 DNA:
- a CDS encoding (2Fe-2S)-binding protein: MITLTVNGNKHEFTGDPSTPVLWYLRDELNLTGPKFGCGMAQCGACTIHIDGVAQRSCVLPVSAVVGRNITSIEGLSEQGDHPVQKAWVEHKVPQCGFCQCGQIMQAASLLAANPNPTDDEIVSNMSGNICRCGTYPRIHKAIKSAAKTIAGVEYFDPNEQGEEV; this comes from the coding sequence ATGATCACGCTTACCGTTAATGGTAATAAACATGAGTTTACAGGCGATCCGTCAACGCCGGTGCTTTGGTATCTTCGAGATGAATTAAATTTAACCGGGCCTAAATTTGGCTGTGGTATGGCGCAGTGTGGTGCGTGCACCATACATATTGATGGCGTAGCGCAGCGCTCGTGTGTATTACCGGTATCGGCTGTAGTAGGGCGTAATATTACCTCTATTGAAGGGTTAAGCGAGCAAGGCGACCACCCCGTGCAAAAAGCGTGGGTTGAGCATAAAGTGCCGCAGTGTGGGTTTTGTCAGTGCGGGCAAATAATGCAAGCGGCAAGCTTATTAGCCGCTAACCCCAATCCAACTGATGATGAAATAGTGAGTAACATGTCGGGCAATATTTGCCGTTGTGGCACGTATCCGCGTATTCATAAAGCGATTAAGTCGGCGGCTAAAACCATTGCGGGCGTTGAATATTTTGACCCAAATGAACAAGGGGAAGAAGTATGA
- a CDS encoding xanthine dehydrogenase family protein molybdopterin-binding subunit: MKNNNTYFDLNRRQFLKTSAIGALVLGTYFVGSAPRAFAGVLEQPSEQAKRANLFIALRPDGMVEITCHRSEMGQQIRTAIAQIVADEMEAAWDKVVVIQGKGDPKYGDQNTDGSRSIRYNMQRLREMGASVRYMMQHAAAKYWKVEPQTCTANQHVVTHSSGKTLAYKDLIDLALGITPPEPDKLTLKKRKEWRYINTGMAHIDLTDLVTGKATFAADVREPKALVAIIERPPVVGGVVKSFDASAAKAINGVVDVIEMPVPKGAPQFQPKGGIAIVAKNTWAAWQARKALKVVWDDGKNGDYNSENFKKSLLQTVNEPQAHVREIGDTTNILAKSSNKLVADYYAPHLAQAPMEPPCATAMYYKDRVDIWAATQNPQADMKTVAALLGMQESQINVHVTMLGGGFGRKSKPDFSAEAAYISMKVGKPIRVQWTREDDIQHSFYHAVSAQHIEASLDEKGNIEAYLHRTAFSPIVSTFQEGATSPAGFELRLGFTDNPINSPNLKLENGEAPAKARVGWMRSVSNIFHAFAIQSFIAEAAHKAGRDQKDYLLETIGPDRILDVTEQNATYDNYGGDKDVYPLDIGKLRHVIEKVADISKWGRKLPKGRGLGIAAHRSFLTYVATVVEVEVSDAGDLNVIKSWVAIDAGTVVNTDTVKNQTQGGSIYGITTAISDGITFDKGRVQQSNFHDYRVPRMSDSPLEVEVEIIQSDAPPAGVGEPATPVYAPALCNAIFAACGKRIRQLPIGNQLKA, encoded by the coding sequence ATGAAAAACAACAATACATACTTTGACCTAAACCGCCGCCAATTTTTAAAAACCAGCGCAATAGGCGCATTGGTATTAGGCACTTATTTTGTAGGCAGTGCGCCAAGAGCGTTTGCTGGCGTGTTAGAGCAACCCTCTGAGCAAGCAAAACGTGCCAACTTATTTATAGCACTGCGCCCCGATGGCATGGTTGAAATAACCTGCCACCGCTCTGAAATGGGCCAACAAATTCGAACAGCCATAGCTCAAATTGTGGCAGACGAAATGGAAGCTGCGTGGGATAAAGTAGTTGTTATTCAAGGTAAGGGCGACCCTAAATACGGGGATCAAAACACCGATGGCTCGCGCAGTATTCGCTACAACATGCAGCGCCTGCGCGAAATGGGCGCAAGCGTACGTTATATGATGCAGCATGCTGCCGCTAAATATTGGAAAGTTGAGCCTCAAACCTGTACAGCTAATCAGCACGTGGTTACCCACAGCTCGGGTAAAACGCTGGCCTATAAAGACTTAATAGACCTAGCGCTTGGTATTACCCCACCAGAGCCTGACAAGCTAACACTTAAAAAACGTAAAGAATGGCGTTATATAAATACAGGTATGGCGCACATAGATTTAACCGATTTAGTAACCGGTAAAGCCACATTTGCTGCCGATGTACGCGAACCAAAAGCGCTGGTGGCTATTATTGAGCGCCCGCCGGTAGTAGGTGGTGTGGTTAAATCGTTTGATGCCAGCGCCGCTAAAGCAATTAATGGCGTAGTTGATGTTATTGAAATGCCTGTTCCAAAAGGCGCACCGCAATTTCAGCCAAAAGGCGGCATTGCTATTGTTGCTAAAAATACGTGGGCTGCATGGCAGGCGCGTAAAGCACTAAAAGTAGTGTGGGATGATGGTAAAAACGGCGATTATAATTCAGAGAACTTTAAAAAGTCGCTATTGCAAACAGTGAATGAGCCGCAAGCGCATGTGCGCGAAATAGGCGATACCACCAACATATTGGCTAAATCGAGCAATAAGTTAGTAGCTGACTACTATGCGCCGCACCTAGCTCAAGCACCAATGGAACCACCTTGTGCTACGGCGATGTATTATAAAGACCGCGTTGATATTTGGGCTGCAACACAAAATCCACAAGCTGATATGAAAACCGTAGCTGCGTTACTTGGTATGCAAGAGAGCCAAATTAACGTGCATGTCACCATGTTAGGTGGCGGTTTTGGGCGTAAATCAAAACCTGATTTTTCGGCAGAAGCCGCCTACATTTCAATGAAAGTAGGTAAACCCATACGCGTTCAATGGACGCGAGAGGATGATATTCAGCACAGTTTTTATCATGCGGTATCGGCTCAACATATTGAAGCGTCATTAGATGAAAAAGGTAACATAGAAGCTTATTTACATCGTACGGCGTTTTCGCCAATTGTATCTACGTTTCAAGAAGGGGCAACGTCGCCTGCAGGCTTTGAGCTGCGCTTAGGCTTTACTGATAACCCTATAAACTCACCTAATTTAAAGCTAGAAAATGGCGAAGCACCCGCTAAAGCTAGAGTGGGTTGGATGCGCTCGGTATCAAATATTTTCCATGCTTTTGCTATTCAGTCATTTATTGCTGAAGCGGCGCACAAAGCAGGGCGCGACCAAAAAGACTATTTACTCGAAACCATAGGCCCTGATCGCATATTGGATGTAACCGAGCAAAATGCGACGTACGATAACTATGGCGGCGATAAAGACGTTTACCCATTAGATATTGGCAAGTTACGTCATGTTATTGAAAAAGTAGCTGATATAAGTAAATGGGGCCGAAAGCTTCCAAAAGGGCGCGGGTTAGGTATTGCAGCACACCGCAGCTTTTTAACGTATGTGGCAACGGTAGTTGAGGTAGAAGTTTCAGATGCTGGCGATTTAAACGTGATTAAATCGTGGGTAGCTATTGATGCAGGTACGGTTGTAAACACCGATACCGTTAAAAACCAAACGCAAGGTGGTTCTATTTACGGTATTACAACCGCAATAAGCGATGGTATTACTTTTGATAAAGGCCGAGTACAGCAAAGTAATTTTCATGATTACCGCGTACCCCGTATGAGCGACTCACCTTTAGAGGTAGAGGTCGAAATAATACAAAGCGATGCGCCACCAGCAGGCGTAGGCGAGCCCGCAACACCGGTTTACGCCCCTGCATTGTGTAACGCCATTTTTGCCGCTTGTGGTAAGCGTATTAGGCAATTGCCTATAGGTAACCAATTAAAAGCATAA
- a CDS encoding CsbD family protein, whose amino-acid sequence MNSDRMKGNWNELKGKAQQKWGDLTDDDLDKIEGSRTELVGKIQQQYGKSKEEAEREVDEFEKTH is encoded by the coding sequence ATGAACAGCGATCGTATGAAAGGTAATTGGAACGAACTTAAAGGTAAGGCGCAACAAAAATGGGGCGATCTTACTGACGACGATTTAGACAAAATTGAAGGTAGCCGTACAGAGCTAGTGGGTAAAATCCAGCAGCAGTACGGTAAATCTAAAGAAGAAGCAGAGCGTGAAGTAGATGAGTTTGAAAAAACTCACTAA
- the hrpB gene encoding ATP-dependent helicase HrpB translates to MLPVQNIYQQLVTTLQSNPITLLQAPPGAGKSTWLPLQLMRDGHFKRIVMLEPRRLAARNIANYLAQCQNENVGQSVGLRVRGESKVSNNTRLEIVTEGMLTRMLQNDPELSDIDLLIFDEFHERSIAADTSLAFALETQSALRDDLTILLMSATLDTERYTQFFDCPVIQSSGRSYPIDEVYIPIKDESRWLDAIPSLIKQALNEQSGSALVFLPGQFEILRVQQALNDLPSNCLVATLFGEQDKANQQAAIAPAPEGMRKVVLTTNVAETSLTIEGIRIVIDSGKRRAASYNLKTGVTELTTQSISRSSAVQRAGRAGRIEPGVVYRLGSKQTFERRNSHDNPEILTSDISQLMLEAKQWGANISELTLLDTPTTQQCTQAMSLLTMLEAIDGKGKLTKLGSNMLGFGADIRLAHMLLKAYALEAELPGIYRLALYLVALLESRINSANELSLALHNQQQRPHPVFKQQLKYWQSRLKVTDSNSELNTEYLGLLVALAYPDRIAKKRGNGYLLANGAGADLNTDYWHNDDYLAIATMGGHKGARIFAATALSPFELQDYLPHLFTSLTRCEFDEKTARFIHQDEVKLGAITLTSQPSKQKLDKSERAKAWLNLFTKHGFALFNEQRDAQQLLIRMSLASQFMPDKFPTISEQHLIETADDWLGVYLQDIKTLDQLKKLNYFEALQNCFDWPQQTALKALLPLRLTVPSSSNIKINYQLDGPAKLSVRMQEVYGLTSTPMLANGKLPLLMELLSPGKRSLQLTQDLAHFWATSYRDVQKEMKGRYPKHFWPDDPANSVATNRVKSKM, encoded by the coding sequence GTGCTGCCGGTTCAAAACATATATCAACAACTCGTAACTACATTACAAAGTAACCCTATAACGTTATTACAAGCACCGCCTGGTGCAGGTAAATCAACATGGTTGCCGCTACAGCTTATGCGCGACGGCCATTTTAAACGTATTGTAATGCTGGAGCCGCGCCGCTTAGCTGCACGTAATATTGCCAATTACCTAGCGCAGTGCCAAAACGAAAATGTGGGGCAAAGTGTTGGCCTGCGGGTGCGCGGTGAGAGTAAAGTAAGTAACAATACGCGCCTTGAAATAGTCACAGAGGGCATGCTTACTCGCATGCTACAAAACGATCCAGAACTTAGCGATATTGATTTACTGATATTTGATGAGTTTCATGAACGCTCGATTGCAGCCGATACCTCACTGGCCTTTGCTCTAGAGACCCAAAGTGCACTGCGTGACGATTTAACCATACTCCTTATGTCAGCGACCCTTGATACCGAGCGCTATACGCAATTTTTTGATTGCCCCGTTATTCAATCAAGTGGGCGAAGTTACCCCATAGACGAAGTATACATACCCATAAAAGATGAAAGCCGCTGGCTTGATGCTATTCCCTCTTTAATAAAACAAGCACTTAACGAGCAAAGCGGCAGTGCACTGGTGTTTTTGCCTGGTCAATTTGAAATATTACGCGTACAACAGGCCCTAAATGATTTGCCAAGTAACTGCCTAGTTGCCACGTTATTTGGCGAGCAAGATAAAGCCAACCAGCAGGCGGCGATTGCTCCTGCGCCTGAAGGCATGCGCAAAGTTGTGCTTACCACCAATGTAGCCGAAACCAGCTTAACTATTGAAGGCATTCGCATTGTTATTGATAGCGGTAAACGCCGCGCGGCGAGCTATAACTTAAAAACAGGCGTAACGGAGCTTACAACACAAAGTATATCGCGCTCTTCTGCCGTGCAGCGAGCAGGGCGTGCAGGGCGAATAGAACCGGGTGTGGTGTACAGGCTTGGCTCAAAGCAAACCTTTGAGCGACGCAATAGCCACGATAACCCCGAAATACTCACCTCAGACATAAGCCAACTTATGTTGGAGGCAAAACAGTGGGGCGCAAATATTAGCGAGCTCACCTTGCTTGATACGCCAACAACGCAGCAATGCACACAAGCAATGAGCTTACTGACTATGCTTGAAGCCATCGATGGCAAAGGCAAGCTAACCAAGTTGGGCAGCAACATGCTGGGTTTTGGGGCGGATATTCGCTTAGCGCATATGCTTTTAAAAGCATATGCGCTTGAGGCAGAGCTCCCTGGTATTTATCGCTTAGCACTTTATTTAGTGGCGCTGCTTGAGAGCAGAATAAACAGCGCCAACGAGCTAAGCTTAGCGCTTCATAACCAGCAGCAAAGGCCACACCCAGTATTTAAACAGCAGTTAAAATACTGGCAAAGCCGTTTAAAAGTAACCGACAGTAACAGCGAGCTAAACACAGAGTATTTAGGTTTGCTAGTGGCATTAGCTTACCCCGACCGCATTGCAAAAAAACGCGGTAATGGCTATTTACTTGCCAATGGGGCGGGCGCTGATTTAAACACCGATTACTGGCACAACGATGACTACCTTGCCATTGCTACCATGGGCGGCCATAAAGGCGCTCGTATATTTGCAGCGACAGCGCTTAGCCCATTTGAGCTACAAGATTACTTACCGCACTTATTTACTTCGCTCACCCGCTGTGAATTTGATGAAAAAACTGCGCGCTTTATTCATCAAGACGAAGTAAAGCTCGGCGCTATTACGCTTACAAGCCAACCGAGTAAACAAAAGCTTGATAAAAGCGAGCGCGCCAAAGCGTGGCTTAATTTATTTACTAAGCATGGTTTTGCATTATTTAATGAACAGCGCGATGCACAGCAATTATTAATACGCATGAGTTTAGCTAGTCAGTTTATGCCTGATAAATTCCCAACGATTAGCGAACAACACCTTATAGAAACGGCTGATGATTGGTTAGGCGTGTATTTACAAGATATAAAAACACTCGATCAGCTTAAAAAGTTAAACTACTTTGAAGCGCTGCAAAATTGTTTTGACTGGCCGCAGCAAACAGCGTTAAAAGCGTTATTACCACTTAGATTAACGGTACCGAGTAGCTCAAATATAAAAATTAATTACCAGCTAGATGGCCCCGCAAAGTTAAGCGTGCGCATGCAAGAAGTGTATGGTTTAACCAGTACGCCTATGCTTGCTAATGGTAAATTGCCACTGCTTATGGAATTACTATCGCCAGGTAAGCGCTCACTACAGCTTACACAAGATCTTGCACACTTTTGGGCTACTAGTTATCGCGATGTACAAAAAGAAATGAAGGGGCGTTACCCTAAGCATTTTTGGCCAGACGACCCAGCCAATAGCGTTGCAACCAATAGAGTAAAAAGCAAAATGTAG
- the sigZ gene encoding RNA polymerase sigma factor SigZ, whose product MDIKIIWSQYQASLKAFLHSKIANPSDVDDLMQDILIKTHQHLYAVKEPSKIKSWIFQIANNTVIDFYRKSHASQNVEVGSLWYEQEQTQVITELAGCVKPFINALPQDEAALLTAIEIEGISQKEYAQSHDINYSTLKSRVIKSRKKLHQIFNHCCSFNIDSQGNLLDVTPKNNTCLKC is encoded by the coding sequence TTGGATATAAAAATAATTTGGAGCCAATATCAAGCGAGCTTAAAAGCGTTTTTGCACAGTAAAATAGCTAACCCCAGTGATGTTGATGATTTAATGCAAGACATACTCATTAAAACCCATCAGCATTTATATGCGGTTAAAGAGCCAAGCAAAATTAAATCGTGGATATTTCAAATAGCGAACAATACAGTTATCGACTTTTACAGAAAAAGCCATGCATCACAAAATGTAGAAGTCGGCTCATTATGGTACGAGCAAGAACAAACCCAAGTAATTACAGAGCTCGCTGGGTGTGTTAAGCCTTTTATAAATGCACTTCCCCAGGATGAGGCCGCACTTTTAACCGCGATTGAAATAGAAGGTATTTCACAAAAAGAGTATGCTCAAAGCCATGATATTAATTACTCAACACTCAAATCGAGAGTAATTAAAAGCCGTAAAAAGCTGCACCAAATCTTTAATCATTGTTGTAGCTTTAATATAGACTCGCAGGGTAACTTACTCGACGTGACACCTAAAAACAATACGTGCTTAAAGTGCTAA
- a CDS encoding glutathione S-transferase family protein, which produces MIKIVSFKICPFVQRVTAALEAKNVPYEIEYIDLKNKPQWFLEISPNAQVPVLITEKDTVLFESDAIIEYIDDEFSPLETSLSNEVRALDRAWSYLATKHYLAQCSTMSSKDEATFKKRSLKLEKAFKTIEQQLAANTVFFKSDTLSKVDIAWLPLLHRAAIIKAHSGYDFLCGLPKAQAWQQNVLNSDLVEKTISDDFTKRFSQFYLTNTFLANNKDVQSSLCSTNSCCN; this is translated from the coding sequence ATGATTAAAATTGTAAGCTTTAAAATTTGTCCATTTGTACAACGAGTAACCGCAGCATTAGAGGCTAAAAATGTACCCTATGAAATTGAGTACATTGATTTAAAAAATAAGCCACAGTGGTTTTTGGAAATATCTCCAAATGCTCAAGTCCCTGTACTAATCACTGAAAAAGATACGGTTTTGTTTGAGTCAGATGCAATTATTGAATATATCGACGATGAGTTTTCACCACTTGAAACCTCACTTTCTAATGAAGTTAGAGCTCTAGATCGTGCATGGAGCTACTTAGCGACCAAGCACTATTTAGCTCAGTGCTCAACCATGAGCAGTAAAGACGAAGCCACGTTTAAAAAGCGCAGTTTAAAGTTAGAAAAGGCATTTAAAACCATCGAGCAACAATTAGCGGCCAATACTGTGTTTTTTAAATCAGATACATTAAGTAAAGTTGATATTGCTTGGCTACCGCTTTTACATCGCGCCGCCATAATAAAAGCACATAGTGGCTACGATTTTTTGTGTGGTTTACCCAAAGCACAAGCGTGGCAGCAAAACGTACTCAATAGCGACCTAGTTGAGAAAACAATAAGTGACGATTTTACTAAACGTTTTAGCCAGTTTTATTTAACTAATACATTTTTAGCCAATAATAAAGATGTGCAAAGCAGTCTATGTAGCACTAACAGCTGCTGTAATTAA